The following proteins are co-located in the Pseudomonas antarctica genome:
- a CDS encoding RidA family protein, protein MTKTVITSDKAPAAIGTYSQAIKAGNTVYMSGQIPLDPKTMELVEGFEAQTVQVFENLKSVAEAAGGSFKDIVKLNIFLTDLSHFAKVNEIMGKYFEQPYPARAAIGVAALPKGAQVEMDAILVIE, encoded by the coding sequence ATGACCAAGACTGTTATCACCAGCGACAAGGCCCCGGCCGCCATCGGTACTTACTCCCAGGCGATCAAGGCGGGCAACACCGTCTACATGTCCGGCCAGATCCCGCTGGACCCAAAGACCATGGAACTGGTTGAAGGCTTCGAAGCACAAACCGTACAAGTCTTCGAAAACCTCAAGTCCGTGGCCGAAGCCGCTGGCGGTTCGTTCAAGGACATCGTCAAGCTGAACATCTTCCTCACCGACCTGAGCCATTTCGCCAAGGTCAACGAGATCATGGGCAAGTACTTCGAACAGCCGTACCCAGCCCGCGCCGCAATCGGCGTTGCTGCCTTGCCTAAAGGCGCACAGGTTGAGATGGACGCGATTCTGGTCATCGAGTAA
- a CDS encoding SDR family oxidoreductase, with translation MSAPSVVIAGCGDVGSRLASQLLASGWEVHGLRRDISRLPDGVIGIAGDLFKKDCPDTWPIGGVDYLVYCAAATDHDEAGYRAAYVQGLQHVLEWLGDYGQEPKHLLFVSSSSVYGQQNGEWVDETSDTLAKGYSGQVMLEAEQVALNSGIAASIVRLTGIYGPGREWLLTQVRQGYRVAVDPPLYGNRIHADDAAGLLAFLLRHVEQGGSLDKIYIGVDDAPAPLAEVVGWLREYLGVTEWADDASVRRAGSKQCSNARAKALGWAPTYPTYREGYAAILKG, from the coding sequence ATGTCTGCGCCTTCTGTTGTAATTGCCGGTTGCGGCGATGTGGGTAGTCGGCTGGCTAGCCAATTGCTGGCCTCGGGATGGGAGGTTCATGGTCTGCGACGCGATATCTCGCGGCTTCCCGACGGTGTAATCGGCATTGCCGGCGACCTGTTCAAAAAGGATTGTCCTGACACCTGGCCGATCGGCGGGGTGGATTACCTGGTGTACTGCGCTGCTGCCACGGACCACGATGAAGCCGGCTATCGCGCGGCGTATGTGCAAGGGTTACAGCATGTATTGGAGTGGCTGGGCGACTACGGCCAGGAACCCAAGCACCTGCTGTTTGTGTCCAGCAGCAGTGTGTACGGCCAGCAGAATGGGGAGTGGGTCGACGAAACCTCCGACACCCTGGCGAAGGGATATTCGGGCCAGGTGATGCTGGAGGCCGAGCAAGTGGCCCTCAACAGCGGTATTGCGGCGAGTATCGTGCGGTTGACCGGGATCTATGGTCCCGGCCGCGAATGGCTGTTGACCCAGGTGCGCCAAGGCTATCGCGTGGCGGTTGATCCACCTTTATATGGCAACCGGATTCATGCGGATGACGCCGCTGGCTTGCTCGCCTTTTTGTTGCGGCATGTGGAGCAGGGCGGTTCGCTGGATAAGATCTACATCGGCGTGGACGATGCGCCTGCGCCATTGGCGGAAGTCGTGGGCTGGTTGCGCGAGTACCTGGGCGTGACCGAGTGGGCGGATGACGCGAGTGTACGGCGGGCTGGTAGCAAGCAATGCAGCAATGCCCGAGCCAAGGCGCTGGGCTGGGCGCCGACGTATCCGACCTATCGCGAGGGGTATGCAGCGATCTTGAAAGGCTAA
- the exbB gene encoding tonB-system energizer ExbB: MTRNTNPASPTKLHSPSRAWRAIAALLFSVLLAPTAAFADATAPATPAAAEHTPATPTAPVAAPVATDPAQAANPAPADDSGVVLEEDNTLGMAHDLSPWGMYQNADIVVKAVMIGLAIASIITWTIWIAKGFELLGAKRRLRTEIVHLKKATTLKQASETATKKGTLANLLVQDALEEMRLSANTREKEGIKERVSFRLERLVAACGRNMSSGTGVLATIGSTAPFVGLFGTVWGIMNSFIGIAKTQTTNLAVVAPGIAEALLATALGLVAAIPAVVIYNVFARSIAGYKAQVSDASAEVLLLVSRDLDHLPTERSSQPHMVKVG; the protein is encoded by the coding sequence ATGACACGTAATACAAACCCCGCTTCGCCAACCAAGCTTCACAGCCCATCCCGCGCCTGGCGTGCGATTGCTGCGCTGCTGTTCAGCGTACTGCTGGCACCGACCGCCGCATTCGCTGATGCCACCGCCCCAGCCACTCCGGCTGCTGCCGAGCACACGCCTGCAACCCCAACTGCGCCTGTCGCAGCGCCGGTCGCCACCGATCCTGCCCAGGCTGCAAACCCAGCGCCTGCCGACGACTCCGGTGTGGTACTCGAAGAAGACAACACCTTGGGCATGGCCCATGACCTATCGCCATGGGGCATGTACCAAAACGCCGACATCGTGGTGAAAGCCGTGATGATCGGCCTGGCCATCGCTTCGATCATTACCTGGACCATCTGGATCGCCAAGGGCTTCGAGCTGCTGGGCGCCAAGCGCCGCCTGCGCACTGAAATCGTCCACCTGAAAAAGGCCACCACCCTCAAGCAAGCCAGCGAAACCGCGACCAAAAAGGGCACCCTGGCCAACCTGCTGGTACAGGACGCGCTGGAAGAAATGCGCCTGTCGGCCAACACCCGCGAAAAAGAAGGCATCAAGGAACGCGTCAGCTTCCGCCTGGAGCGGCTGGTTGCAGCCTGTGGCCGTAACATGAGCAGCGGCACCGGCGTACTGGCCACCATTGGCTCCACCGCGCCTTTCGTCGGCCTGTTCGGTACCGTGTGGGGTATCATGAACAGCTTCATCGGCATCGCCAAAACCCAGACCACCAACCTCGCCGTCGTTGCCCCCGGCATCGCCGAAGCCCTGCTGGCAACGGCCCTGGGCCTGGTTGCCGCGATTCCTGCGGTGGTGATCTACAACGTCTTTGCCCGTTCGATTGCCGGCTACAAGGCCCAGGTATCGGACGCATCGGCAGAAGTCCTGCTGCTGGTCAGCCGCGACCTCGATCACCTGCCTACCGAGCGCAGCTCGCAACCGCACATGGTGAAAGTGGGGTAA
- the exbD gene encoding TonB system transport protein ExbD — MGLHLNQGDDELVENHEINVTPFIDVMLVLLIIFMVAAPLATVDIKVDLPASSAKPAPRPEKPIFLSVKADQRLFLGEEEVKTETLGPVLDAKTQGKKDTTIFFQADKGVDYGDLMSVMDALRAAGYLKVGLVGLETAAKK; from the coding sequence ATGGGCCTGCATTTGAATCAAGGCGACGACGAACTCGTCGAGAACCACGAAATCAACGTCACGCCGTTTATCGACGTGATGCTGGTGCTGCTGATCATCTTCATGGTGGCGGCACCGCTGGCCACCGTGGACATCAAGGTCGACCTGCCCGCGTCCAGCGCAAAACCTGCGCCGCGGCCGGAAAAACCGATTTTCCTCAGCGTCAAAGCGGACCAACGCCTGTTCCTGGGCGAAGAAGAAGTCAAAACTGAAACCCTGGGCCCGGTACTCGACGCCAAGACCCAGGGCAAGAAAGACACGACGATATTCTTCCAGGCCGACAAGGGCGTGGACTACGGCGACCTGATGAGCGTGATGGATGCCCTGCGGGCAGCCGGCTACCTCAAGGTAGGCCTGGTCGGACTTGAGACGGCAGCCAAGAAATGA